A window of the Lolium perenne isolate Kyuss_39 chromosome 7, Kyuss_2.0, whole genome shotgun sequence genome harbors these coding sequences:
- the LOC127317280 gene encoding aldehyde dehydrogenase family 2 member B7, mitochondrial — MAAATRRAASSLVSRCLLARPAAAPSALRRPDGTRGLLPGVLQRFGTSAAAEEPISPPVQVRDTQLLINGKFVDAASGKTFPTLDPRTGEVIARVAEGDAEDIDRAVAAARKAFDEGPWPRMTAYERSRILLRFADLIDKHNDDIAALETWDNGKPYEQAAKIEVPMVSRLMRYYAGWVDKIHGLIVPADGPHHVQVLHEPIGVAGQIIPWNFPLLMFAWKVGPALACGNTVVLKTAEQTPLSALYVSKLFHEAGLPDGVLNIVSGYGPTAGAALASHMDVDKVAFTGSTDTGKIIMELSARSNLKPVTLELGGKSPFIIMDDADIDHAVELAHFALFFNQGQCCCAGSRTFVHERVYDEFVEKSKARAARRVVGDPFRKGVEQGPQIDDEQFNKILRYIKSGVDSGATLVSGGERLGDKGYYIQPTVFSDVQDNMKIAQEEIFGPVQSIFKFNDLNEVIKRANASRYGLAAGVFTNNLNTANTLTRALRAGTIWVNCFDIFDAAIPFGGYKMSGIGREKGVDSLKNYLQVKAVVTPIKNAAWL, encoded by the exons atggctGCCGCAACGAGGCGGGCTGCCTCGTCGCTCGTCTCCCGCTGCCTGCTCGCCAGGCCCGCAGCTGCCCCCTCTGCGCTCCGCAGGCCAG ATGGGACACGTGGACTGTTGCCAGGAGTCCTTCAAAGGTTCGGCACTTCAGCTGCCGCAGAGGAGCCCATTTCGCCCCCTGTTCAAGTGCGCGACACACAGCTCCTTATCAACGGCAAATTcgttgatgctgcatctg GCAAGACCTTTCCTACCCTCGACCCTCGCACTGGGGAGGTGATTGCTCGCGTGGCCGAAGGCGACGCAGAGGACATTGACCGTGCGGTTGCTGCGGCCCGCAAGGCATTCGACGAAGGGCCATGGCCGAGGATGACTGCTTAC GAGAGATCCCGGATTCTTTTGCGGTTTGCTGACTTGATAGACAAGCACAACGATGATATCGCTGCATTGGAGACGTGGGACAATGGGAAACCATATGAGCAAGCTGCCAAAATCGAAGTGCCGATGGTTTCCCGGCTAATGCGGTATTATGCTG GTTGGGTTGACAAGATCCACGGGCTAATTGTGCCCGCTGATGGGCCACACCATGTTCAGGTGCTGCATGAGCCTATCGGTGTTGCAGGCCAGATCATCCCGTGGAACTTTCCACTTTTGATGTTTGCATGGAAAGTTGGCCCTGCTTTGGCTTGTGGTAACACTGTTGTTCTTAAGACTGCTGAACAGACGCCTCTGTCTGCGTTGTATGTTTCTAAGCTGTTCCATGAG GCTGGACTACCTGATGGTGTCCTGAACATTGTATCTGGTTATGGTCCTACTGCTGGGGCTGCTCTTGCTAGCCACATGGATGTTGACAAG GTTGCATTCACTGGATCAACCGATACGGGCAAAATTATTATGGAGTTGTCCGCACGGAGCAATCTGAAGCCAGTGACGCTGGAGCTAGGGGGCAAGTCCCCCTTTATCATCATGGATGATGCTGATATTGACCATGCTGTTGAGCTTGCCCACTTCGCGCTGTTCTTTAACCAG GGACAATGCTGTTGCGCTGGGTCTCGCACATTTGTACATGAGCGTGTTTATGATGAGTTTGTTGAGAAGTCCAAAGCTCGTGCTGCAAGGCGTGTAGTTGGTGATCCATTCAGGAAAGGTGTTGAACAGGGCCCTCAG ATTGATGATGAGCAATTCAACAAGATCTTGCGCTACATTAAGTCGGGTGTTGACAGTGGAGCCACGCTTGTGAGTGGTGGCGAGAGGTTAGGCGACAAAGGTTACTACATCCAGCCAACAGTTTTCTCCGATGTGCAG GATAACATGAAGATTGCTCAAGAGGAGATATTTGGGCCTGTTCAGTCAATTTTTAAGTTTAA TGACCTGAACGAGGTGATCAAGAGGGCGAACGCTAGCCGCTACGGTCTGGCTGCCGGTGTATTCACCAACAACCTGAACACAGCCAACACCCTGACACGTGCGCTCAGGGCCGGAACCATCTGGGTGAACTGCTTCGACATCTTCGACGCTGCGATCCCCTTTGGCGGGTACAAGATGAGCGGCATCGGCAGGGAGAAGGGGGTCGACAGCCTGAAGAACTACCTGCAGGTCAAGGCGGTGGTCACCCCGATCAAGAATGCTGCATGGTTGTGA